Genomic window (Sphingosinicella microcystinivorans):
AGCGCAGTGGGCAAAGTCCGGCGATCCGCGCGTGACGCCGGTCGGCCGCATCCTCCGCACCACGCGAATCGACGAGATTCCGCAGATCTACAATGTGCTCACGGGCGACATGAGCTTCGTGGGCCCCCGCCCGGAACGGCCGGTGTTCGTGGAGGAGCTGGCGGCCGAAATCCCGTACTACCGTGAACGGCACATCGTGAAGCCGGGCATCACCGGATGGGCGCAGCTCAACTATCCCTACGGCGCGAGCGTGATGGACGCGCGCCACAAGCTCGAATACGACCTCTACTACATCAAGAACTACAGCCTGTTCCTCGACCTTCTCATCCTGATCCAGACGGTCCGCGTCGTCGTCTGGCAGGACGGGGTGCGCTAGCGCCGTGCCCGCGGAAAGCGACGTCAGCGCTTTCAGCCACAGCGTGGCGGCGATCGGCTATCTGCTGCTCGCCGGCCTGCTGATCTTTCGCCGGCCGCAATCGCCCGCGGACTGGTGGCTGGTGGGCGCCTCGCTGGCGACGGCGCTGTGGGCGGTTCTCGTCGTCCTTGTTCCCGCCGTTCGCCCCGAACTCACGGTGCTGGTCTCGATCGCGGAAACGCTGCGCTCGGCGACGTGGGCCATTTTCGCGGCGGTTCTCGTCATCAGCAACTGGCAGGACACGGCCCACAATCCCTCGCGCAGCGTCCTCATCGCGCTCGCCGTCGTCGTGGCGCTGCAAATGGCGGGCGACGTGTGGAGTCTGGCGCGAGGCGCCGCCGTTCCGGAGTGGCTGCAGTATTTCTTCACGATGGGGCGCCTTGCCGTCGCCATCGGCGGGCTGGTGCTGACGCACAACGTCTATGTGAACTCGGCGCCCTCCAACCGCTGGAGCATCCGCCTGCTCTGCATCGCGCTCGCCGGGATCTTCGCCTACGACCTCAATCTCTACACGCTGTTCCTGCTCGACCGGACGATGGGGCCGGACCTCGTCGAGGTGCGCGGGCTCGTGAACGCGCTGGTCCTGCCGCTCATCTACCTGTCCGCCGCGCGCAACCGGGGGCTCCGGCTCCAGGTGTCGCGGCAGGCGGCGTTCCATACGTTGTCGCTCGGCGCCATCGGGCTCTACCTCGTGCTCATGTCGCTGGCGGGCTACGGCTTGCGACTGGTCGGCGGAGACTGGGGGCGGCTGCTCCAGATCAGCTTCATCTTCGCAGCGGCGGTGCTCGCGGCGGTCATCCTGTTCTCGGGCCGCGCGCGGGCGTGGCTGCGTGTCCAGATCAACAAGCATTTCTTCGCCTACAAATACGATTACCGGCAGGAATGGCTGCGTTTCGTGAACACGGTCTCGAGTTCGGGGCCGGGCCTCGGCGCGCTTCACGTGCGCGTCGTGCAGGCCGCGTGCGAACCCGTGGATTCGCCCGGCGGCGCGCTGTTCATCGCCGGGGAGGACGACAGCTTCGCACATCTCGCGCGCTGGAACTACCGGACTCTGCTGCCAGGGCATATCGAGGGCGCCGCGCGCCTCAAGGCGCACTTCGAGGCGAGCGGCCGTATCCTCGACATCGAGGAGCACCGCGCCGGCACCGGGGCGGTGCGGCTGCCCCAATGGCTGATCGAGGACCCGCAGGCGTGGCTGCTTGTGCCGCTGATCCACATCGACGAGGCGATCGGTTTCATCCTCATCGAGCGGCCGCTGACGCAGCGCGAGCTGAACTGGGAGGATTTCGACATCCTCCGCACCGTGGGCCGGCAGGCGGCGAGCTATGTCGCCGAGGCGGCGGCGCTTGCGAAGATCGCGGAATCGCGCAAGTTCGACGAGTTCAACCGGCGCTTCGCCTTCATCATGCACGATCTCAAGAACCTGGTGAGCCAGCTGAGCCTCGTTGCGCGCAACGCCGAGCGCCACGCCGACAATCCGGAGTTCCGGGCGGACATGATCGCGACGCTGCAAAGCTCGGTCGCCAAGATGAACGA
Coding sequences:
- the prsK gene encoding XrtA/PEP-CTERM system histidine kinase PrsK, producing MPAESDVSAFSHSVAAIGYLLLAGLLIFRRPQSPADWWLVGASLATALWAVLVVLVPAVRPELTVLVSIAETLRSATWAIFAAVLVISNWQDTAHNPSRSVLIALAVVVALQMAGDVWSLARGAAVPEWLQYFFTMGRLAVAIGGLVLTHNVYVNSAPSNRWSIRLLCIALAGIFAYDLNLYTLFLLDRTMGPDLVEVRGLVNALVLPLIYLSAARNRGLRLQVSRQAAFHTLSLGAIGLYLVLMSLAGYGLRLVGGDWGRLLQISFIFAAAVLAAVILFSGRARAWLRVQINKHFFAYKYDYRQEWLRFVNTVSSSGPGLGALHVRVVQAACEPVDSPGGALFIAGEDDSFAHLARWNYRTLLPGHIEGAARLKAHFEASGRILDIEEHRAGTGAVRLPQWLIEDPQAWLLVPLIHIDEAIGFILIERPLTQRELNWEDFDILRTVGRQAASYVAEAAALAKIAESRKFDEFNRRFAFIMHDLKNLVSQLSLVARNAERHADNPEFRADMIATLQSSVAKMNDLLARLSQQSVQGGASADTFDVGHAVASVATAARRSWPEIAVEGDAETVTAKGAADRFEQVLTHLVQNAVDASAPGSPVTIAVEPGDIVRVHVRDRGRGMSADFIRDELFAPFKSTKSGGFGIGAFEAREMTREMGGKLLVESEPGVGSCFTIELPAAAARQEANRREG